In the genome of Halobacterium noricense, one region contains:
- a CDS encoding COG1361 family protein — protein MTRHLQDLDRRTALRTVASAALAGIAGCLSQDSSPGNGSSAVDGPLQQVTVDGTAVVVGLASEADVDRINLIQPNGELFAQQAVAAGVQQVSFEIGATYPPGEYDIVALQGEETVTEHSFQLQPEIHIRAVGLFRNHPEKPWDEVYGESETDRLKNGEAFVTVENTGTGPEAVVELIFLGDVPNPLENPRGNGMYETERVVVPPGETVDLFSGSFPFGSESESGMGCSPSGNSGQFTVTVKTQHSDGPASNTFDVQYSGSNDMVDCEVSITEA, from the coding sequence ATGACCAGACACCTCCAAGACCTTGATCGGCGGACCGCCCTCCGAACAGTTGCTAGTGCTGCGCTTGCCGGTATCGCTGGCTGCCTCTCTCAAGACTCGTCTCCCGGTAATGGATCGAGTGCTGTCGACGGGCCGCTCCAGCAAGTCACGGTCGACGGCACCGCGGTCGTCGTCGGCCTTGCCTCGGAGGCGGACGTGGATCGAATCAATCTCATCCAGCCAAACGGCGAACTCTTCGCCCAACAAGCGGTCGCGGCTGGTGTCCAGCAAGTCTCGTTCGAGATTGGGGCGACCTACCCACCAGGTGAGTACGACATCGTTGCCCTCCAAGGCGAGGAGACTGTCACCGAGCACTCGTTCCAACTCCAGCCGGAGATTCATATTCGGGCTGTCGGTCTCTTCCGAAACCATCCGGAGAAGCCCTGGGACGAGGTGTACGGTGAGTCTGAGACAGATCGGCTGAAGAACGGGGAGGCATTCGTCACAGTCGAAAATACCGGGACTGGCCCTGAAGCAGTAGTTGAGTTAATATTCTTAGGCGACGTCCCGAATCCACTTGAGAACCCTCGCGGTAATGGGATGTACGAAACTGAACGGGTTGTTGTTCCTCCGGGAGAAACAGTCGACCTGTTTAGCGGTTCATTCCCGTTCGGTTCGGAGTCAGAGTCAGGAATGGGTTGTTCTCCCAGCGGAAATAGCGGGCAATTCACGGTGACTGTCAAGACCCAGCACAGTGATGGCCCAGCTTCAAACACGTTCGATGTGCAATACTCTGGCTCTAATGATATGGTTGACTGCGAGGTTTCGATCACGGAGGCCTGA